From Burkholderia sp. WP9, a single genomic window includes:
- the pdeM gene encoding ligase-associated DNA damage response endonuclease PdeM, whose translation MKPASMAVEIAGHSLVLSSLRAAFDPALRCLFVADAHFGKDAVFRARGIPVPIGSTADNLMRLDILIAEFEPATLVFLGDLLHAREAHASETLEALHGWRARHAGLRVVLVEGNHDRHAGALPATLGVEYVQEPWRIGPWALCHHPQKVEGAYALAGHVHPVYRIATRSDSVRVPCFRFGVECGVLPAFGSFTGGTREDGRVAGEKVFLVVQERLIEVVR comes from the coding sequence ATGAAGCCGGCTTCAATGGCGGTGGAAATCGCCGGGCATTCTCTCGTGCTGTCGAGCTTGCGCGCGGCTTTTGATCCGGCGCTGCGGTGTCTCTTCGTCGCCGATGCGCATTTCGGCAAGGACGCCGTGTTTCGCGCACGCGGCATTCCTGTGCCGATTGGTTCGACCGCCGATAATCTGATGCGCCTGGATATTCTGATTGCCGAGTTCGAGCCCGCCACGCTCGTGTTTCTCGGCGATCTGCTGCATGCGCGCGAGGCGCACGCCAGCGAAACGCTCGAAGCATTGCACGGCTGGCGCGCGCGGCATGCCGGGCTGAGGGTGGTGCTGGTCGAGGGGAATCACGACCGGCACGCCGGTGCGCTGCCGGCGACGCTCGGCGTCGAGTATGTTCAGGAGCCTTGGCGAATCGGGCCGTGGGCGTTGTGTCATCACCCGCAGAAAGTCGAAGGTGCGTATGCGCTCGCGGGGCATGTGCATCCGGTGTACAGGATTGCGACTCGCAGCGATTCAGTGCGGGTTCCGTGTTTCCGGTTCGGGGTGGAGTGTGGTGTGTTGCCTGCGTTCGGGAGCTTTACGGGCGGAACGCGTGAAGATGGGCGAGTGGCCGGGGAGAAGGTTTTTCTGGTGGTGCAGGAGAGGCTGATCGAAGTGGTGCGATGA
- a CDS encoding ligase-associated DNA damage response DEXH box helicase: MTEPADSDKSAIPPPSAPPERRRAPRPRRIPRSREQQARLDAREPVFEPLPFAIDETAARRPFADKLTAWFEARRWQPFEFQREVWREIGRGASGLLHATTGAGKTWAVWFGALAAFAASPGTRSRAPRTQPEPLTVLWITPMRALAADTARALQSSAAELAVPWSVGLRTGDTSSAERARQNRRMPSALVTTPESLSLILTRPDARDVLAHVRLVIVDEWHELLGNKRGTQTQLALARLAHWRPELQVWGLSATLGNLPFAADVLLAPVKTPRASVHGALPKALIVDTVIPETIERFPWGGHVGMRQVGAVAEAIGEARTSLVFTNTRSQCEVWYQALLEARPEWAGLIALHHGSLDQEVREWVEHGLKSGQLKVVVCTSSLDLGVDFLPVERVFQIGSPKGVARLMQRAGRSGHAPGRPSRVTIVPTHALELVEAAAAREAVEKRQIEGRETPEKPFDVLVQHLVTVAIGGGFDACELYGEIRSTYAYRQLTQAEFDWALGFVEGGGTALRAYPDYHRVVREHDGLYRVPREDLVRRHRNNIGTIVANGTLNVAYLSGGRIGAIEESFISRLKPGDIFTFGGRALELIRVQDMTAWVRRATSSRGAMPQWAGSRMPLSSELADATLTMLARAAGGIYDEPEMRAVRPLLELQQKWSALPEPGVLVVELVKSREGHHFFCYPFAGRTAHIGLGALLAWRIARENPGTFSISMNDYGFELLSAQPFDWAEKLENGLLSPDDLDHDILASLNSSELSMRRFREIARVSGLVFQGHPGQQKSARQLQASSGLFYEIFRSHDRGNLLLNQADDEVLLQELDARRIRTALERMNASRVVITRPKKPTPFAFPLIVGRLREKVSTEKLADRVERMLAELEKAART; this comes from the coding sequence ATGACCGAGCCGGCTGATTCCGACAAAAGCGCGATCCCGCCCCCTTCCGCTCCACCTGAGCGGCGCCGCGCTCCCCGGCCGCGCCGGATTCCGCGCAGCCGCGAACAGCAGGCGCGGCTCGACGCGCGCGAGCCGGTGTTCGAGCCGTTACCTTTTGCCATCGACGAAACCGCCGCGCGCCGTCCCTTCGCCGACAAACTCACCGCCTGGTTCGAGGCGCGCCGCTGGCAGCCATTCGAGTTTCAACGCGAGGTCTGGCGGGAAATCGGCCGCGGTGCGAGCGGTTTGCTGCACGCCACCACCGGTGCAGGTAAAACCTGGGCTGTCTGGTTCGGCGCGCTGGCCGCCTTCGCCGCGTCCCCAGGCACTCGCAGCCGCGCGCCCCGCACGCAGCCAGAACCGCTCACCGTGTTATGGATTACGCCAATGCGCGCGCTCGCCGCGGACACCGCGCGCGCCTTGCAAAGTTCGGCGGCGGAACTGGCCGTGCCGTGGAGCGTCGGGCTGCGCACAGGCGATACGTCGTCTGCCGAACGCGCGCGACAGAATCGGCGCATGCCGTCCGCACTGGTCACGACGCCGGAAAGCCTTTCGCTCATCCTCACGCGCCCCGATGCACGCGACGTGCTGGCGCACGTGCGGCTGGTAATCGTCGACGAATGGCATGAGTTGCTCGGCAACAAGCGCGGCACGCAGACGCAACTTGCGCTTGCGCGTCTCGCCCATTGGCGGCCTGAATTGCAGGTATGGGGCTTGTCGGCGACGCTCGGCAATCTGCCCTTCGCCGCCGATGTCTTGCTCGCGCCCGTGAAGACACCCCGCGCCAGTGTGCACGGCGCGCTGCCTAAAGCGCTGATCGTCGATACGGTCATTCCCGAGACCATCGAGCGCTTTCCGTGGGGCGGCCACGTGGGCATGCGCCAGGTCGGCGCCGTTGCCGAGGCGATCGGCGAAGCCCGGACCTCGCTCGTGTTCACCAACACACGCTCGCAATGCGAGGTGTGGTATCAGGCGCTGCTCGAAGCACGGCCGGAGTGGGCGGGCCTGATCGCGCTGCATCACGGCTCGCTCGATCAGGAAGTGCGTGAATGGGTCGAACATGGCCTCAAGAGCGGTCAGCTAAAAGTGGTTGTGTGTACATCGAGCCTCGATCTGGGCGTCGATTTTCTGCCGGTGGAGCGTGTGTTCCAGATTGGCTCGCCCAAGGGTGTCGCGCGCTTGATGCAGCGTGCGGGCCGGTCGGGTCACGCGCCGGGCCGTCCTTCCCGGGTGACGATCGTGCCGACGCATGCGCTCGAACTGGTCGAAGCCGCCGCCGCGCGCGAGGCGGTCGAGAAGCGTCAGATAGAAGGTCGCGAGACGCCTGAGAAACCGTTCGACGTACTCGTGCAGCACCTCGTCACCGTAGCGATCGGCGGTGGATTCGACGCATGCGAACTGTACGGCGAAATTCGCAGCACCTACGCCTACCGGCAATTGACGCAAGCTGAGTTCGACTGGGCTCTCGGCTTCGTGGAAGGCGGTGGCACGGCGTTGCGCGCCTATCCCGACTACCATCGCGTGGTGCGCGAACACGATGGCCTGTACCGCGTGCCGCGCGAGGATCTGGTGCGAAGGCATCGCAACAACATCGGCACGATCGTGGCGAATGGCACCTTGAATGTCGCCTATCTCTCGGGCGGTCGGATCGGCGCGATCGAGGAATCGTTTATTTCACGGCTTAAGCCCGGCGATATTTTTACCTTTGGCGGACGCGCACTCGAATTGATTCGCGTACAGGATATGACCGCGTGGGTGCGGCGCGCCACGTCATCGCGCGGAGCCATGCCGCAATGGGCGGGCAGTCGCATGCCGCTTTCCTCCGAACTCGCCGACGCCACGCTCACGATGCTCGCGCGCGCCGCCGGCGGCATCTACGACGAACCAGAAATGCGCGCCGTGCGGCCGCTGCTCGAATTGCAGCAAAAGTGGTCGGCATTGCCCGAGCCGGGTGTACTGGTGGTGGAGTTGGTGAAATCGCGCGAAGGACATCATTTCTTTTGCTATCCGTTTGCGGGGCGAACGGCGCACATCGGATTGGGCGCATTGCTCGCATGGCGCATTGCTCGTGAAAATCCGGGTACGTTTTCCATTTCGATGAATGACTACGGCTTCGAGCTGTTGTCCGCGCAACCATTCGATTGGGCGGAGAAACTCGAAAACGGTCTGCTCTCGCCTGATGATCTGGATCACGACATTCTTGCGAGTCTCAATTCGTCGGAACTCTCCATGCGCCGCTTTCGCGAGATTGCGCGCGTGTCGGGACTCGTGTTTCAGGGCCACCCCGGGCAGCAGAAAAGCGCGCGGCAGTTGCAGGCGTCGAGTGGGCTCTTCTATGAAATCTTTCGCAGTCACGATCGCGGCAATCTGCTGCTCAACCAGGCCGACGACGAAGTGCTCCTGCAGGAACTCGACGCCCGGCGCATTCGAACCGCGCTCGAACGCATGAACGCGAGCCGCGTGGTCATCACGCGGCCGAAAAAGCCAACGCCGTTTGCATTTCCGTTGATTGTCGGACGCTTGCGGGAAAAGGTCAGCACGGAGAAGCTCGCGGACCGCGTGGAGCGGATGCTGGCCGAACTCGAGAAGGCGGCCCGCACATGA
- a CDS encoding FKBP-type peptidyl-prolyl cis-trans isomerase encodes MAAAPTTEKLPSGVVVEHLTQGTGAQPAAEDVVKVNYRGTLANGTEFDSSAKHGGPATFPLNRVIPCWTQGVQKMKVGEKAKLTCPAATAYGDRGVGVIPPNSDLTFEVELVGIVK; translated from the coding sequence ATGGCCGCCGCGCCCACCACCGAAAAATTGCCTTCCGGCGTCGTGGTTGAACATCTGACCCAAGGCACCGGCGCCCAGCCTGCCGCCGAAGATGTCGTCAAGGTCAACTACCGCGGCACGCTGGCCAACGGTACCGAGTTCGATAGCTCGGCGAAACATGGCGGCCCAGCCACGTTCCCGCTGAACCGTGTAATTCCGTGCTGGACGCAGGGCGTGCAGAAAATGAAAGTGGGCGAAAAGGCCAAACTGACCTGCCCGGCAGCGACCGCATACGGCGATCGTGGCGTTGGCGTGATTCCGCCGAACAGCGACCTGACGTTCGAGGTCGAACTGGTCGGTATCGTCAAATAA
- a CDS encoding DUF488 domain-containing protein: protein MKRENNAVPVTTIGFTGKTAQEFFDLLKNAEVRTVLDIRLSNTSQLAGFAKKQDLPFFLDRLCGAAYREMPELAPEPDLFKRYKAKELTWDDFAAAYVELIAKRRVENNLDVDLFRSACLLCSEHLPHHCHRRLALEYLNSRWNSCLKVTHLS, encoded by the coding sequence ATGAAACGCGAAAACAATGCGGTGCCCGTGACCACGATCGGTTTCACCGGCAAAACCGCGCAGGAATTTTTCGATTTGCTGAAAAACGCAGAGGTGCGCACGGTGCTCGACATCCGCCTGAGCAATACGTCGCAATTGGCCGGCTTCGCAAAGAAACAGGACCTGCCTTTCTTTCTCGACAGACTGTGCGGCGCCGCTTACCGGGAAATGCCAGAGCTGGCTCCAGAGCCCGACTTGTTCAAGCGCTACAAGGCCAAAGAGCTGACGTGGGACGATTTCGCGGCCGCTTACGTGGAGTTGATTGCAAAGCGCCGGGTGGAAAACAATCTGGATGTCGATCTATTCCGCTCGGCTTGCCTGCTTTGCAGTGAACATTTACCCCACCACTGCCACCGGCGACTGGCGCTTGAGTACTTGAACTCGCGGTGGAATAGCTGCCTGAAAGTCACCCACTTGTCATAA
- a CDS encoding DUF6765 family protein has protein sequence MNIDFHYGVVYIAARVAGMPPGDALTVAHACQYVDDATTAGILRFKGGETFERFATAHKLFDYATTEDDKNRLVWTPFHFLPAAEGSTLHEKAVCRPDSPVAREVVRRAILRRDTETGLHRLGVTLHTYVDTWAHQGFAGIESPWNRVHLLEAQDCTRKGWLAQLRLASEHLLEHLEEDILTVALPVGHGAALHYPDQPWAKWHYIDGRNEFVQRHNLPEFVQAAEMACRAVRAYLTGRQDFENEAGLPDNIREVLTNLLDTNRHEDDDERLRHICRVVKAGGIPGLKESIPEYVAKGPGSWKYLATGLMFDDDTGDKPVWSDAFEKSDYRLFHDAVKQHRFVTTQEVLPTHGLRIA, from the coding sequence ATGAATATCGACTTCCACTACGGTGTGGTCTATATCGCCGCCCGCGTGGCCGGAATGCCGCCCGGCGACGCGCTCACCGTAGCGCATGCCTGCCAATACGTCGACGATGCGACCACAGCGGGCATACTGCGTTTCAAAGGCGGCGAGACATTTGAACGCTTTGCCACCGCGCACAAGTTATTCGACTATGCGACCACGGAGGACGACAAGAACCGCCTGGTGTGGACGCCCTTTCATTTTCTGCCCGCGGCTGAAGGCTCGACCCTCCACGAAAAGGCCGTGTGCCGGCCGGATAGCCCCGTGGCGCGCGAGGTGGTGCGGCGGGCGATTCTGCGGCGGGACACCGAGACCGGATTGCATCGGCTGGGCGTGACACTTCACACTTACGTCGATACATGGGCGCATCAAGGGTTCGCCGGTATCGAAAGTCCGTGGAATCGCGTTCATCTGCTGGAGGCGCAAGACTGCACGCGCAAAGGCTGGCTCGCCCAGCTCAGACTCGCCAGCGAGCATCTGCTCGAGCACCTGGAGGAGGATATTCTGACTGTCGCGCTACCGGTCGGTCATGGCGCCGCGTTGCACTATCCTGACCAGCCGTGGGCGAAATGGCATTACATCGACGGTAGAAACGAGTTTGTCCAGCGGCACAACTTGCCGGAGTTCGTGCAGGCGGCCGAGATGGCGTGCCGCGCGGTGCGCGCCTATCTGACGGGTCGGCAAGATTTCGAGAACGAGGCCGGGTTGCCGGACAATATCAGGGAAGTGCTCACGAATCTGCTCGATACCAATCGCCACGAGGACGACGACGAGCGCTTGCGGCACATTTGCCGGGTCGTGAAGGCCGGCGGTATTCCGGGTTTGAAAGAGTCGATCCCGGAATATGTGGCCAAAGGACCAGGCTCCTGGAAGTACCTGGCCACCGGTCTAATGTTCGACGACGACACCGGAGACAAACCCGTATGGTCGGATGCCTTCGAGAAAAGTGATTACCGGTTATTTCACGACGCGGTCAAGCAGCACCGCTTCGTGACTACCCAGGAAGTTCTGCCGACGCACGGACTGCGGATCGCCTGA